The Candidatus Poribacteria bacterium region CGGAGTTCTCGCCTGTCGTACTAAATCAAGACTCGTATTTTCGCGATTGGTCGGAGTACTCGGAAGCAGAACGGGAACGCGTCATCACCGCAAATCACCCAGATGCCGTCCTGTGGGATGCCCTTATTACAGACATCAAAAAACTCCGAGAGCGCAATGTTATCGAGACACCGACACCGGGGACCCGCGCTGCGCAACGCAACGACGAAAAAGCCAGTGTGCAACCGAGCGAGGTCGTGATTGTGGAGGGTCATCTCATTTTTTGGAGTGAAGACCTACGCGATTTGATGGATATCAAACTGTTCCTCGATGTAGATGCGCATGAGCGTGTCCTCCGACGGATGCTCCGTGATGTTGCACAACGCGGCGGTGATCTGGAGTGGGCTATTAACTGGTACCGCCGCGATGTCCTCCCTAATTTTCCGGTCTATACCGAACCCTGCAAGCAGTATGCGGATCTGATTATCCCGTTCCAAGACGAAAATCCGGTTGCGTTGCATACACTTGTCGCCGGAATCCGTGATCAAATCGAATCAAGGAAAATCGGTCATTTTAGCAGCTGACGGTCGTGGAACGCGCGCCCCCCTTTACCCGCATTATCTACCAAAGTCATTTTGACATCACGCAATGCCACAGTGGCAAGAATTGTGCCAATTTGGCGAACACACTTCCTGCCTGAATATCTGTGAGTCCTGCTATAAAAATACCTTCCCTACAGAGTAAAGAATGACCGGTGCGGTTAGGAAACCGCATCTACTCAGTTCAGAGAAACCTATGCGCTTAGGTAAAATCCCTACCAGCGTTAGGCAGAAGAACTTTGGCACGGAATTTGCTTTATATGCAAACAGGAAGGCAAATAGCCTTAAAGTGTCTCAAAAAAGATTGGCATAAAACTTGCTACCTATTTGGCATGGAACTTGCATCTAACATCTATAGAAACAAAATTCAAAAGGAGATAAAAAATGAATTACTTAACGACACGTAGACCGATGAGAAACCTGTTCAACCTTCACAATGAAATGGGACGGGTCTTTGGTGACCTCTTTGCTTCTGGTTCTCATGAAGGCGGAACAGATACGGAAGAAACCTCTTGGATGCCCACAGTAGACATTTCTGAAATGGAAAACGGGTACGAAATTCGTGCCGAACTTCCTGGTGTCTCCGAAGACGATGTCAATATTTCCGTAACCGACAACGTCCTCACTGTCAAAGGTGAGAAACGGCAAGAACAGGAAACGGAAGGCAAAAATTACCACCGTGTTGAAAGACACTATGGCAGCTTCCAACGGAGTTTCACGCTACCGAGACACATTGAAACCGAGGCTATTAAAGCGGAATTCAAGGATGGTGTCTTGACACTCGGAATCCCGAAGGCGGAAGTAGCGAAACCGACTGAAATTCCGATCACCGCAAACTCGTAATGCAATGGGAAGGGTAATCTCGTCTGCTATTGAGTAGACGAGACTACCTACAAAATAGGTTTGAAAAAGTTAGTGCAGAATCCGCAACGGACCGACATAACTAAACTAAAATAAAAGGAGAAAGAAATGAATTACTTAACCACACGCAGACCGATGAGAAATTTGTTTGGACTCCACAACGAAATGGGGCGAGTCTTTGGTGACCTCTTGGGTTCAAGCGAAAATGAAACGGATGATACAATTTGGATGCCCGCGGCAGATATTTGTGAAACAGAAAATGGGTTTGAAATTCGCGCTGAACTCCCGGGAGTCTCGGAAGACGACATCAACATTTCTGTAACCGATAATCTCCTCACTATCAAAGGCGAAAAACGTCAAGAGGAAAACAGCGAGGGGAAAAACTACCACTGTGTCGAAAGACGATACGGCAGCTTCCAACGGAGTTTTACACTACCGAGACACGTCGAGACCGACGGTATCAAAGCCGGGTTCACGGATGGTGTTCTGACACTCGGAATTCCGAAGGCGGAAGTAGCGAAACCGACTGAAATCCCGATCACAGTAAACTCTTAATACAACGAAAAGGGCATGCCTCGTCTGTTAAAAAACACACGGGGCTGCCCCTCAGAATACAAGGAACACACAACTTTCATACCAAAGGAGAATGAAAATGACTTACTTGACTTTACACAGACCGGCAAGAAACCTGTTCAGATTTTACAACCCATTATTTACGCGTCAAAACGCACGAACCGACGCGAGTAGATATAATTGGTACCCCTCGGTTGACGTTTCAGAAACAGATGACAACTTTGAAGTTCGCGCTGAACTCCCCGGAGTCGCAAAGGACGACCTTCATGTTTCTGTTAAAGATAACCTCTTGACCCTCAGCGGCGAAAAGCGACAGGAAAAGGTGGACGACACCCAAAACTATCGCCGAGTCGAGCGACGTTATGGGAACTTCCAGCGAAAATTCGCACTCCCACCGGAAGTGGAAACGGACGACATCAAAGCCGAATTCAGCGACGGGGTCTTGGTGCTTTCCATCCCGAAACCGGAAGCTGCGAAACCGACCGAAGTCCCTATCACAACTGTATCCTAATACATTACCATAGCACAAAATAAAAAAGGCTGGCGCGTGAATGAATGTGCCAGCCTTCTTTTTTCTCTGTGATACGCGTGCTACGCTTCTCCTTTATCTTTCAAAACGCCGATATAGAGAAGCGCTGCAAGGATCGCACCCACGAACGGTCCTACAAAATAGAGCCAGATGTCTGCGTAGTTACCACTGACAATAGCAGGACCCAATGTCCGCGCGGGATTGAGCGAAGCCCGGGTCAATGGACCACCCATCAGGATGCAAAGAACCAACGTTAGTCCAATAGCCAATCCTGCCAAGTTCCCTGCTTTCCCGCTCACAGCAGTATTGAAAATGGTATTGACGAGGAAGAAAGTGAGTACGATTTCGACGATGAGTCCTTGTGTTGCAGTAACCGTGAAGGCTCCGCCATTCGCCTCGGTGGTTAGAATTGTTACACCCAGATCGCCGGGATTCGGCAGCACGATGTTAAGCACAACCGCCCCCAGGATTCCACCAAGAAATTGCACAATCCAGTACCCGATCGCTGCAACAAATTCGATTTCACCTGCTACCAACAAGCCAAGCGTCACAGCCGGATTGATATGTGTGCCTGAAATGTGTCCATAAGCATAAGCAAACGTTACAATCACCAAGCCGTGGGCAAGTGCAACGCCCACCAAATTCGCTTGGGTAATCGCCAGCGCGCCAGCACCGATAAAAATCAGCGCGAAAGTACCGATAAATTCGGCAACTAAGTTCTTTGTATTCATGAAACCTCCTTGTGTTTGCAATTGAACAACCAATGAATGTTAGTCCCTCAAGGATATAACTCACAAGTTTTCGCGAAAAAAGTATAGCAAAATATCAAGTTTGAATCAATTGCCCCACTTTAAACCTTGATTTTGGAAATTGACATTTTCTGACGGACGTGCTAAATTAGCACCAAACTTTTTAGAACCAATTCTGTTATAAATTACGTTGAAAGGGAGAACTTTCATGGAAAAAGAGATTAGAAACGATATTAAAGGCATTAACCGCTTTATCTTTGAAGCAGGGGCAGACCGAGAACAACTCCATCTCCACATCTCAGAGGTTGGACCTGGGCAACGCGCGCATCCACCGCATACACACGACGGACAAGAAATCTTCTATGTATTTTCTGGCGAAGGCGAAGTGCTGTTTGGGGAGCAGACGCACCGTGTGAGCGACAACGAAGCCGTCCATGTCGATTGTCAAGTTTTGCACGGTATACGCAACGTCGGTGAGACACCCCTCCGTTACGCTGTGATTATAGCGAAATGAACTAAGTTGTAATCAGGTGAAGTTTTTAACCACACTTATTCTACTTCCGAAGATTCTAACGGCAGGTCTTCTGAATACAATTTATAAATGCCGTAAATACCGGCAGCGATCAAGACAATCCCGATGCCTGCTAACCCGCGTCGCACCCAAATCGGTTGTAAAAAGACTGGTAAATGGAAGGTTAACCAACGCGGTTGTAAGAGTTTCGACATAGCGATGCCAAAGTACAGTAGCCCATAAGCGATGAGACCAATATCACTCGCCAATTCCTGCTTCCGTGCCGTGACTGGCAGTCTGAAGATATTCAGAAGATAATCGCCCGAAAAGATTAGGGCAAGTCCGACGACCAGAAAGACGAAGAGAATCGCGCTCGGATACCCTGAATGCCGGAGTGTTATCAGTAAACCGATACTGAAGCATCCCAATACGAGACTCATTATTCCCTGCATAATTTGATAACTTCTATTTTGTGAGACCATATTTTAAATTTACGAGGCAGCGGCACCAAGTCGAACACGCGGATCCACCAGCGTGTAACTGATGTCTGTCAGTAACAGACCGATAATATACAGCACAGAACTAAGATAAACCATGCTCCGCACAATTGCGAAATCTTGGGCGTGGATGGCTTCTATCGTAAAACTTCCGAGTCCTGGAATCGCGAAAAACGCCTCCATCACCAAACTTCCCATAAAGAGCAATGGGATCACCAAAACCACATTCGTCAGAATCGGAATCATCGCATTTTTCAGGGCATGTTTAAAGAGAATTACCGCTTCACTCAACCCTTTTGCTCGCGCTGTCCGCACATAGTCCCGATTGACCTCTTCAAGGAATATCGTCCGGTAAAAACGGATACCGCCACCGACTCCGCCAATAATGCCAATAACTACCGGCAGAATAACAAACTTCAGCATGTCTACACCGGAATCGTATCCAGAGATCGGGAAGAGTCGCAATATCTTTCCGAATACCCACTGTCCACCGATAATATAGAAGAGCGTGGAGACGGACATAAGGATTACCGCGATGATTGTGCCCCAGAAATCGACATAAGTTGCACGGTAGTACGCAACAATCATCGAAACAGTGATATTTACCAGAACACCGACCAGAAAGGTCGGCAGCGCAATAGCGAGGCTTGCCCACATTCGTTGCGAAATTTGTGATGTAATATCAATGTTATTAGAGTCTGATGTTCCGAAGTCGAAGAAAAAAAGTTTAACCGATTTCTCAAAGAAGATAGTCTCCGTAAAAGAGGCGGTTCCAGATGCTTCTGCATTGAACCAAAGGGGTAGGTGATAGCCGTTCTGCTTTTTCCAATTGTCAACATCTTCCTGTGTAATATTCTTCTCGCCAAGAATCCGACGCGCCATCTGATCGGGTGAATTAACGATAAAAAACAGAAAAAACACAATAAGATTCACGCCGATTAAGATTGGTATCGCATAAAGGGTTCGTCGGACAATATAAGTGATCATTTAGAAAAAATTGCCTCGCTGAAAAGAAGCGCGGTCGGAAACACGCCAACAAAGAGAACACAGTTAAGAGGTTCCTCGCTCCCGTTTCCAAATTGTGATTGCAGCTGGAATCGTGCCTAAAATGAGGACCGCGACGCATACCCAGAGGGGCCAGACGACAGGTTTATTCCATGCCTGACGATTTTCTGATCGCTGACCGGCATCAATGCGAAGATACTTGAGCG contains the following coding sequences:
- a CDS encoding ABC transporter permease, which translates into the protein MITYIVRRTLYAIPILIGVNLIVFFLFFIVNSPDQMARRILGEKNITQEDVDNWKKQNGYHLPLWFNAEASGTASFTETIFFEKSVKLFFFDFGTSDSNNIDITSQISQRMWASLAIALPTFLVGVLVNITVSMIVAYYRATYVDFWGTIIAVILMSVSTLFYIIGGQWVFGKILRLFPISGYDSGVDMLKFVILPVVIGIIGGVGGGIRFYRTIFLEEVNRDYVRTARAKGLSEAVILFKHALKNAMIPILTNVVLVIPLLFMGSLVMEAFFAIPGLGSFTIEAIHAQDFAIVRSMVYLSSVLYIIGLLLTDISYTLVDPRVRLGAAAS
- a CDS encoding Hsp20/alpha crystallin family protein; translated protein: MNYLTTRRPMRNLFNLHNEMGRVFGDLFASGSHEGGTDTEETSWMPTVDISEMENGYEIRAELPGVSEDDVNISVTDNVLTVKGEKRQEQETEGKNYHRVERHYGSFQRSFTLPRHIETEAIKAEFKDGVLTLGIPKAEVAKPTEIPITANS
- a CDS encoding MIP family channel protein, which gives rise to MNTKNLVAEFIGTFALIFIGAGALAITQANLVGVALAHGLVIVTFAYAYGHISGTHINPAVTLGLLVAGEIEFVAAIGYWIVQFLGGILGAVVLNIVLPNPGDLGVTILTTEANGGAFTVTATQGLIVEIVLTFFLVNTIFNTAVSGKAGNLAGLAIGLTLVLCILMGGPLTRASLNPARTLGPAIVSGNYADIWLYFVGPFVGAILAALLYIGVLKDKGEA
- a CDS encoding Hsp20/alpha crystallin family protein, which gives rise to MTYLTLHRPARNLFRFYNPLFTRQNARTDASRYNWYPSVDVSETDDNFEVRAELPGVAKDDLHVSVKDNLLTLSGEKRQEKVDDTQNYRRVERRYGNFQRKFALPPEVETDDIKAEFSDGVLVLSIPKPEAAKPTEVPITTVS
- the udk gene encoding uridine kinase, with protein sequence MQKSEHATPITVGIMGGSASGKTTFASALAEQLAEFSPVVLNQDSYFRDWSEYSEAERERVITANHPDAVLWDALITDIKKLRERNVIETPTPGTRAAQRNDEKASVQPSEVVIVEGHLIFWSEDLRDLMDIKLFLDVDAHERVLRRMLRDVAQRGGDLEWAINWYRRDVLPNFPVYTEPCKQYADLIIPFQDENPVALHTLVAGIRDQIESRKIGHFSS
- a CDS encoding cupin domain-containing protein, encoding MEKEIRNDIKGINRFIFEAGADREQLHLHISEVGPGQRAHPPHTHDGQEIFYVFSGEGEVLFGEQTHRVSDNEAVHVDCQVLHGIRNVGETPLRYAVIIAK
- a CDS encoding Hsp20/alpha crystallin family protein; its protein translation is MNYLTTRRPMRNLFGLHNEMGRVFGDLLGSSENETDDTIWMPAADICETENGFEIRAELPGVSEDDINISVTDNLLTIKGEKRQEENSEGKNYHCVERRYGSFQRSFTLPRHVETDGIKAGFTDGVLTLGIPKAEVAKPTEIPITVNS